A stretch of Microcoleus sp. FACHB-68 DNA encodes these proteins:
- a CDS encoding sorbosone dehydrogenase family protein codes for MYRLRCLMLLLLLSGCSGNVKSGKPAEPAKGDNRPAVNPAPVGEAQTQPTLAPVAASAPLQRQVRTRSLSPKPIRITVESLPKPYHSNSASRSPDVVPVPANPVLDVPAGFTVNVFAEGLEKPRWLALTPSGDVLVTETPQNRIRLLRDTDGDGVADTTKVFATAENKLHLPLGMAFAGGYFFLGNTDEVRRFPYTAGSDKLTGAGEKIADLPGEGYNQHWTRNVAVSPDGQKLYVSIGSESNADEEPLPRASVQVMNKDGSEQKTFAYGLRNPVGLDFHPVTDELYTAVNERDGLGDDLVPDYLTRIRQGEFYGWPYAYFSPANLDPRLVKNGQSLEAELVKRTQTPDVLFQAHSAALGLQFYDGQTFPEKYRNGAFVAFRGSWNRNQGTGYKIVFVPFNSSGRPQGGYEDFVTGFLLDPSGPTTWGRPVGLLVMPDGSLLFTEEGNNRIYRVQYQPAAVQRPAQNPS; via the coding sequence ATGTACCGATTGCGTTGCTTAATGCTGCTTTTACTGCTGAGTGGTTGTAGTGGGAATGTCAAATCTGGCAAGCCTGCAGAACCGGCCAAGGGCGATAATCGCCCAGCAGTAAACCCCGCCCCAGTTGGGGAAGCACAAACCCAGCCAACCTTGGCACCTGTGGCGGCTTCTGCCCCACTTCAACGACAGGTACGCACCCGATCACTCTCACCCAAACCGATTCGCATCACTGTGGAAAGTTTGCCCAAACCCTACCACAGTAACAGCGCCTCCCGCTCTCCTGACGTTGTGCCGGTGCCGGCCAACCCTGTGCTCGATGTTCCTGCCGGCTTTACCGTCAATGTCTTTGCCGAAGGGTTAGAAAAACCGCGCTGGTTGGCACTCACCCCTAGCGGTGACGTGTTGGTGACAGAAACGCCCCAAAATCGTATTCGCCTGCTGCGCGACACCGATGGTGATGGCGTTGCCGATACAACTAAAGTGTTTGCTACTGCGGAAAACAAATTGCATTTACCGCTAGGGATGGCATTTGCCGGCGGCTACTTTTTCCTCGGCAATACGGACGAAGTGCGGCGGTTTCCCTACACTGCCGGCAGCGATAAACTCACGGGTGCCGGTGAAAAAATCGCGGATCTTCCTGGGGAAGGCTATAACCAGCATTGGACGCGCAATGTGGCTGTCTCGCCCGATGGCCAGAAGCTTTATGTTTCCATTGGTTCAGAATCGAATGCAGATGAAGAACCGCTTCCTCGCGCTTCTGTGCAGGTTATGAATAAGGACGGTTCTGAGCAAAAAACCTTTGCCTACGGTTTACGCAATCCTGTGGGACTCGACTTTCATCCCGTCACCGACGAACTTTACACCGCCGTTAACGAACGGGATGGTTTAGGGGATGATTTGGTGCCAGATTACCTGACGCGGATTCGTCAAGGAGAATTCTACGGCTGGCCTTATGCTTACTTCTCGCCGGCCAACCTCGACCCTCGTTTGGTGAAAAACGGCCAAAGTTTGGAGGCGGAATTGGTGAAGCGCACCCAAACCCCTGATGTGCTGTTTCAAGCGCATTCAGCGGCTTTGGGATTACAGTTTTATGATGGCCAGACGTTCCCGGAAAAATACCGCAATGGGGCGTTTGTTGCCTTTCGCGGCAGTTGGAACCGCAATCAAGGCACAGGTTATAAAATCGTGTTTGTGCCCTTCAATAGCAGTGGTCGTCCCCAAGGCGGCTATGAAGACTTTGTCACCGGCTTTCTACTCGACCCATCTGGCCCAACGACTTGGGGGCGACCTGTGGGGTTATTGGTAATGCCGGATGGCAGTTTACTGTTTACTGAGGAAGGCAACAACCGGATATATCGCGTGCAATATCAGCCGGCGGCAGTACAGAGGCCGGCGCAAAATCCTTCCTAG
- the ftsH3 gene encoding ATP-dependent zinc metalloprotease FtsH3: MNKRWRNAGLYALLAIVVIALFTAFFDKQPPSRQTLRYSQFIEEVEGKKVDKVSISADRTKALVQAQDGKFLVNLPPNDPDLINILTDNKVNIEVLPQTDDGFWLKALSSLFFPILLLVGLFFLLRRAQSGPGSQAMNFGKSKARVQMEPQTQVTFGDVAGIEQAKLELSEVVDFLKNADRFTAVGAKIPKGVLLVGPPGTGKTLLAKAVAGEAGVPFFSISGSEFVEMFVGVGASRVRDLFEQAKSNAPCIVFIDEIDAVGRQRGAGLGGGNDEREQTLNQLLTEMDGFEGNTGIIIIAATNRPDVLDSALLRPGRFDRQVVVDRPDYAGRLEILNVHARGKTLAKDVDLEKIARRTPGFTGADLSNLLNEAAILAARRNLTEISMDEVNDAIDRVLAGPEKKDRVMSEKRKTLVAYHEAGHALVGALMPDYDPVQKISIIPRGRAGGLTWFTPSEERMDSGLYSRSYLQNQMAVALGGRIAEEIIFGEEEVTTGASNDLQQVARVARQMVMRFGMSDRLGPVALGRQQGNMFLGRDIMAERDFSEETAAAIDDEVRGLVEQAYKRSKEVLVNNRQVLDKLADMLIEKETVDADELQDLLATNDVKMAAVA; this comes from the coding sequence GTGAATAAACGGTGGAGAAATGCGGGACTGTACGCATTGCTAGCAATTGTTGTCATTGCACTATTTACTGCATTTTTTGACAAACAACCCCCCAGCCGGCAAACGCTGCGATACAGCCAGTTTATTGAGGAAGTTGAAGGGAAAAAAGTAGATAAAGTCAGTATTAGTGCCGACCGGACTAAAGCATTAGTTCAAGCCCAAGACGGCAAATTCTTAGTCAATCTACCCCCCAACGACCCTGATCTGATCAATATATTGACCGATAACAAGGTCAATATCGAAGTATTGCCGCAAACCGATGACGGCTTCTGGCTGAAAGCACTGAGCAGTCTGTTTTTCCCCATCCTGCTTTTAGTGGGCTTATTCTTCCTGCTGCGCCGCGCTCAAAGTGGCCCAGGTTCTCAGGCGATGAACTTTGGCAAATCGAAAGCCAGAGTGCAAATGGAACCGCAAACCCAAGTCACCTTTGGCGATGTGGCCGGCATTGAGCAAGCCAAACTAGAACTGAGTGAAGTTGTCGATTTCCTTAAGAATGCTGATCGCTTCACCGCCGTGGGTGCCAAAATTCCCAAAGGCGTGCTGCTCGTTGGCCCTCCCGGAACCGGCAAAACCCTCCTCGCGAAAGCTGTTGCAGGGGAAGCCGGCGTGCCCTTCTTCTCCATCTCCGGCTCAGAATTCGTGGAAATGTTCGTTGGCGTCGGCGCTTCCCGCGTCCGCGACTTGTTTGAACAAGCCAAATCAAACGCCCCCTGCATCGTCTTCATCGATGAAATTGACGCCGTTGGTCGTCAGCGGGGTGCCGGTTTAGGTGGCGGTAACGACGAACGCGAGCAAACCCTGAACCAGTTGCTCACGGAAATGGACGGCTTTGAAGGTAACACCGGCATCATCATTATTGCCGCAACCAACCGTCCCGACGTGCTCGATTCCGCCTTGCTACGTCCAGGCCGGTTTGACCGGCAAGTTGTGGTAGATCGCCCTGATTATGCTGGCCGGTTGGAAATTCTCAACGTCCACGCCCGTGGCAAAACCCTGGCAAAAGACGTGGATCTGGAAAAGATCGCCCGTCGTACCCCTGGTTTCACCGGCGCAGACTTATCTAACCTGCTCAACGAAGCCGCTATTCTCGCCGCCCGTCGCAACTTGACTGAAATCTCAATGGATGAAGTCAATGATGCCATCGACCGCGTCCTTGCCGGCCCAGAAAAGAAAGACCGCGTGATGAGCGAAAAGCGCAAAACCTTAGTTGCCTATCACGAAGCCGGTCACGCCTTGGTTGGTGCGTTGATGCCCGACTATGACCCCGTGCAGAAGATTAGCATCATCCCTCGCGGTCGCGCCGGCGGTTTGACCTGGTTCACCCCCAGCGAAGAACGCATGGACTCTGGTTTGTATAGCCGGTCTTACCTGCAAAATCAAATGGCCGTCGCTTTAGGTGGTCGCATCGCCGAAGAAATTATCTTCGGTGAAGAAGAAGTCACCACCGGCGCGTCCAACGACTTGCAGCAAGTCGCACGAGTCGCACGGCAAATGGTCATGCGCTTCGGCATGAGCGATCGTCTCGGCCCTGTTGCGCTGGGTCGCCAACAAGGTAATATGTTCTTGGGGCGCGATATTATGGCGGAACGTGATTTCTCAGAAGAAACCGCCGCTGCCATTGATGATGAAGTTCGCGGCCTCGTCGAACAAGCCTACAAGCGTTCTAAGGAAGTATTGGTCAACAACCGGCAAGTTCTGGACAAATTGGCAGATATGCTGATTGAAAAAGAAACCGTTGATGCTGATGAACTGCAAGACTTGCTAGCCACCAACGATGTAAAAATGGCTGCGGTTGCTTAA
- a CDS encoding HEAT repeat domain-containing protein: protein MNQPRKPHGAPAKPEAINWREVCRKMLQSRRQLASNLLISGIEITIKDELGNIEDDFLNNVLAKGQSYKSGGKRLTIIGEPGVGKTTQLLKIADWLLDDTPSDTETEFVKPLPIWISLAQVKKPLHQYLREDWLREAAKELDSAPSAWVEEFTQLLKDGKVCLLLDGADEMGVPALLGTLAQSRISPLLNNVLMVISCRLNVWEAAGNTLGGTLWYFDTYKMLGFSYRESSNRDQVKQFIDKWFNKYSSILSDVERSKGSQLRAALNESGKERIKDLARYPLHLSLLCFTWQSRQRKLPDTKAELYQIFVEALYESKNSVYPTTPAQRKNLNAALGQLAMKAIDQGYKSILPYSLVNEALEKLHPELFEQALTLGWLNPVGGDTLNPLKSAYVFYHPTLLEYFAACEIEDWQFFLKPLPHNIERDNYRIFEPRWKEVFLLWLGRLDVPAEQKEELINSLIEFEDRCGDWDAIDRANKGFYEFRAYFLAAAGITEFCQYSKSDEIVRQIVKWGFGYVNKQQEWQTYLNPIQEAARDVLPQTQRSKVITALVELTCTCQPEGTRRMAAESLGNIDPGNSDAIGALVELIGNSQSPETPKMATESLVNIGTGNPTAIGALVEFIGNCQSEDTCWRVAESLGKIDPGNSDAIRALVELTRNSQSEFTRRMAAESLGKIGTGNSDAIRALVELICNCQDKYTRSRAAYSLREIGTGNPDAIAALVELTRNCQDKYTRRIAAGCLEEIGIGNPDAIAAFVELIHNSQSERMRYWAAESLGNIDPGNSDAIAAFVELIRNSESEGMRYWAVDSLRNIDPGNSDAITALVELIRNCQDEEIRGMAAGCLGNIGTDNSDAITALVELIRNCQSEDTRSQAAYSLEYIGTGNPDAITALVELTRNSESEDTRYWAAKCLRKLDPGNSDAIAALVELTRNCQDEDTYRMAAGCLGNIGTGNPDAISALVELIRNCQSEDTRSQAAYSLEYIGIGNPDAITALVELTRNCQSEDTRYWAAKCLGKLDPGNRDAIRALVELVTNSQDEDTHSRVAECLEYIGIGNPDAIRALVELVTNSQDEYTRWRVAESLQKVDPGNTDAIRALVELIGNSQHDEARWRAVHSLQEIVATQKQLLKVVSAVKDCLSDETYENDLIGFYEYYKVIWQCAQSLPYPDFYQAWHRQPPTHPEMPDITTWGNTPEAQ from the coding sequence ATGAATCAACCGCGTAAACCTCACGGTGCCCCTGCCAAACCAGAGGCGATTAACTGGCGTGAAGTCTGCCGCAAAATGCTGCAATCGCGCCGACAACTTGCCAGCAATTTGTTGATCTCTGGTATTGAAATCACCATTAAAGATGAATTGGGTAACATTGAAGATGATTTTTTGAACAATGTCCTTGCTAAGGGACAAAGTTACAAAAGCGGCGGCAAACGCCTGACGATTATTGGCGAACCCGGTGTGGGAAAAACCACGCAGTTATTAAAAATTGCGGATTGGTTGCTGGATGATACCCCAAGCGATACAGAAACCGAGTTTGTTAAACCGCTACCGATTTGGATTTCCTTGGCGCAGGTGAAAAAACCCTTGCACCAGTATTTAAGAGAAGATTGGTTGCGCGAGGCGGCGAAAGAATTGGATAGTGCCCCATCGGCATGGGTGGAAGAATTTACACAATTGCTGAAAGATGGAAAAGTGTGCTTGCTGCTGGATGGTGCGGATGAAATGGGGGTTCCCGCTCTACTAGGAACGCTGGCGCAATCGCGTATAAGTCCATTGTTGAACAACGTGCTGATGGTGATCAGTTGCCGGCTTAATGTTTGGGAAGCGGCGGGAAATACGTTGGGGGGTACGTTATGGTATTTTGACACTTATAAAATGCTGGGTTTCAGTTATAGAGAAAGCAGCAACCGGGATCAGGTCAAACAATTTATTGATAAATGGTTTAACAAGTATTCCTCAATTCTCTCTGATGTGGAAAGGAGCAAGGGAAGTCAATTACGCGCCGCATTAAACGAATCCGGAAAAGAGCGAATCAAAGATTTAGCCCGCTATCCGCTGCATTTGTCGCTACTGTGCTTCACCTGGCAATCTAGGCAAAGAAAATTGCCCGATACGAAAGCCGAACTTTATCAGATATTTGTTGAGGCGCTTTATGAGTCTAAAAACAGTGTTTATCCTACCACCCCAGCGCAGCGGAAAAACTTAAATGCTGCCCTTGGACAGTTGGCGATGAAGGCAATTGATCAGGGATACAAATCAATTTTGCCCTACAGTTTAGTCAACGAAGCGCTAGAGAAATTGCATCCAGAATTATTTGAGCAAGCCCTCACCTTGGGTTGGCTGAATCCTGTGGGGGGTGACACCCTAAACCCACTCAAATCTGCTTACGTTTTTTATCATCCCACGCTTCTAGAATATTTTGCTGCGTGTGAAATTGAGGATTGGCAATTTTTCTTGAAACCCTTACCCCACAACATCGAGCGAGACAATTACCGCATCTTTGAACCGCGATGGAAAGAGGTATTTTTGCTATGGTTGGGGCGTTTGGATGTGCCGGCAGAACAGAAAGAGGAGTTGATTAATTCTTTAATTGAGTTTGAGGATAGGTGCGGCGACTGGGACGCTATTGATAGAGCAAATAAAGGATTCTATGAATTTAGAGCCTATTTTCTAGCAGCAGCCGGTATAACTGAATTTTGCCAGTATTCTAAAAGCGATGAAATAGTTAGACAAATCGTTAAATGGGGCTTTGGTTACGTTAACAAACAACAGGAGTGGCAAACCTATCTCAATCCTATTCAAGAGGCAGCGAGAGACGTGTTGCCCCAGACACAGCGATCCAAAGTGATCACCGCTTTAGTCGAGTTAACCTGCACCTGTCAGCCTGAAGGAACTCGCAGGATGGCGGCAGAAAGTTTAGGGAATATCGACCCTGGTAACTCTGATGCCATCGGTGCTTTAGTCGAGTTAATAGGTAATTCTCAATCCCCAGAAACTCCAAAGATGGCGACAGAAAGCTTGGTGAATATCGGCACCGGCAACCCAACTGCTATCGGTGCTTTAGTCGAGTTCATAGGCAACTGTCAGTCTGAAGATACCTGCTGGAGGGTGGCAGAAAGCTTAGGGAAAATCGACCCTGGTAACTCTGATGCCATCCGGGCTTTAGTCGAGTTGACCCGCAATTCTCAGTCTGAATTTACCCGCAGAATGGCGGCAGAAAGCTTAGGGAAAATCGGCACCGGCAACTCTGATGCCATCCGTGCTTTAGTCGAGTTAATTTGCAACTGTCAGGATAAATATACCCGCAGTCGGGCGGCATATAGCTTGAGGGAAATCGGCACCGGCAACCCAGATGCCATCGCTGCTTTAGTCGAGTTAACTCGCAACTGTCAGGATAAATATACCCGCAGGATAGCAGCAGGATGCTTGGAGGAAATTGGCATTGGCAACCCAGATGCCATCGCTGCTTTCGTCGAGTTAATTCACAACTCTCAGTCTGAAAGAATGCGCTATTGGGCGGCAGAAAGCTTGGGGAATATCGACCCTGGTAACTCTGATGCCATCGCTGCTTTCGTCGAGTTAATTCGCAACAGTGAGTCTGAAGGAATGCGCTATTGGGCGGTAGACAGCTTGAGGAATATCGACCCTGGCAACTCTGATGCCATCACTGCTTTAGTCGAGTTAATTCGCAACTGTCAGGATGAAGAAATCCGAGGGATGGCGGCAGGATGCTTGGGAAATATCGGCACCGACAACTCTGATGCCATCACCGCTTTAGTCGAGTTAATTCGCAACTGTCAGTCTGAAGATACGCGCAGTCAGGCGGCATATAGCTTGGAGTACATCGGCACCGGCAACCCAGATGCCATCACTGCTTTAGTTGAGTTAACCCGCAACAGTGAGTCTGAAGATACCCGCTATTGGGCGGCAAAATGCTTGAGGAAACTCGACCCTGGCAACTCTGATGCCATCGCTGCTTTAGTCGAGTTAACTCGCAACTGTCAGGATGAAGATACCTACAGGATGGCGGCAGGATGCTTGGGAAATATCGGCACCGGCAACCCAGATGCCATCAGTGCTTTAGTCGAGTTAATTCGCAACTGTCAGTCTGAAGATACGCGCAGTCAGGCGGCCTATAGCTTGGAGTACATCGGCATCGGCAACCCAGATGCTATCACCGCTTTAGTCGAGTTAACCCGCAACTGTCAGTCTGAAGATACCCGCTATTGGGCGGCAAAATGCTTGGGGAAACTCGACCCTGGCAATAGAGATGCTATCCGTGCTTTAGTCGAGCTAGTTACTAACTCTCAGGATGAAGATACCCACAGTCGGGTGGCAGAATGCTTGGAGTATATCGGCATCGGCAACCCAGATGCTATCCGTGCTTTAGTCGAGCTAGTTACTAACTCTCAGGATGAATACACCCGCTGGAGGGTAGCAGAAAGCTTGCAGAAAGTCGATCCAGGCAACACTGATGCTATCCGTGCTTTAGTCGAGCTAATTGGCAATTCTCAGCATGACGAAGCCAGATGGAGGGCAGTACATAGCTTACAGGAGATTGTGGCGACACAGAAGCAACTGCTGAAGGTTGTCTCTGCTGTGAAAGATTGTTTATCCGATGAAACTTACGAAAATGACTTGATAGGATTCTATGAATACTACAAAGTCATCTGGCAATGCGCCCAAAGTCTACCCTACCCAGACTTTTATCAAGCTTGGCACCGGCAGCCCCCCACCCATCCGGAAATGCCAGACATCACCACTTGGGGAAACACCCCAGAGGCACAATGA
- a CDS encoding glycosyltransferase family 4 protein, with the protein MRIAQVAPLWERVPPPAYGGIELVVGLLCDELVRRGHEVTLFASGDSISLAKLESVHPRAMRLDPSIKEYSIYEMLQMSRVYEKADEFDIIHSHMGCAALPYANLVKTPTVHTLHGIFTPDNEKMFSHARRQPYVSISNSQREPRLDLNCVATVYNGIDTSTYEFHEKPQDPPYLAFLGRISPEKGTHLAIEIAKRSGWNLKMAGKVDVVDVEYYEQQIKPHIDGKQIEYLGEANHEQKNALVGGAVATLFPITWREPFGLVMIESMVSGTPVIAISMGSTEEVIVDGKTGFLCHSVDECVASIDKVAGLNRYDCREHVVKNFSVQRMTEGYEAVYQQIIGERFSKNGHYQHLPTLRSVR; encoded by the coding sequence ATGCGGATTGCCCAGGTTGCCCCGTTGTGGGAAAGAGTTCCACCCCCAGCTTATGGCGGCATTGAACTGGTTGTTGGTCTGCTTTGTGATGAATTAGTCCGACGTGGTCATGAAGTAACGCTATTTGCATCAGGAGATTCTATCAGTCTGGCTAAGTTAGAATCCGTACACCCGCGAGCCATGCGGTTAGATCCTTCGATAAAAGAGTATAGCATTTACGAAATGCTGCAAATGAGTCGGGTGTATGAAAAGGCTGATGAATTTGATATCATTCACTCCCACATGGGTTGCGCGGCATTACCTTACGCCAATTTAGTTAAAACGCCAACAGTTCACACCCTGCATGGGATTTTTACGCCGGATAACGAAAAAATGTTTTCGCACGCGCGCCGGCAGCCTTATGTGAGTATTTCTAATTCACAGCGTGAACCCAGATTAGACCTTAATTGTGTGGCAACGGTTTACAATGGCATTGACACATCGACTTATGAGTTTCACGAAAAGCCACAAGATCCGCCATACTTAGCATTTTTAGGTCGGATATCTCCCGAAAAAGGAACGCATTTAGCAATAGAAATTGCCAAACGTTCTGGCTGGAACTTAAAAATGGCCGGCAAGGTTGATGTTGTTGATGTGGAATATTACGAGCAGCAAATCAAACCTCACATTGATGGCAAACAAATTGAATATTTAGGTGAAGCAAACCACGAGCAAAAGAACGCCCTAGTGGGAGGAGCAGTCGCCACATTATTCCCCATTACCTGGCGCGAACCTTTTGGGTTAGTCATGATTGAATCAATGGTTTCTGGTACACCCGTAATTGCGATATCTATGGGATCTACGGAGGAAGTTATCGTAGACGGGAAAACCGGCTTCTTGTGTCATAGCGTTGACGAGTGCGTGGCCTCAATTGATAAAGTAGCAGGCTTAAATCGCTATGATTGTCGAGAACACGTTGTCAAAAACTTCAGTGTGCAGCGGATGACTGAGGGTTATGAGGCAGTTTATCAGCAAATTATTGGAGAGCGCTTCTCAAAAAACGGTCACTACCAGCACTTACCTACCTTGCGGAGTGTCCGTTAA
- a CDS encoding antibiotic biosynthesis monooxygenase family protein: MITFVNVFTVLPEKQQDAFQAIQKVYTDVVAHQPGFISANLIVSDDGVRVTAIAKWESEENLKALRNTQGFKDLHNENFYNSIISNDGHVYSTVVEINPQK, from the coding sequence ATGATTACCTTTGTTAATGTCTTTACCGTTCTTCCAGAAAAGCAACAAGATGCTTTTCAAGCAATTCAGAAAGTTTATACAGATGTTGTTGCTCATCAACCTGGATTTATCTCCGCCAACTTAATTGTCAGTGATGATGGTGTGCGAGTCACTGCAATTGCAAAGTGGGAGAGCGAAGAAAACTTAAAAGCTCTGAGAAACACCCAAGGCTTTAAAGACTTGCATAATGAAAATTTTTATAACTCAATTATTTCAAACGATGGTCATGTGTACAGTACAGTCGTGGAAATTAACCCCCAAAAATAA
- a CDS encoding TetR/AcrR family transcriptional regulator produces the protein MSRNELIARLAKVFRQYGYEGATLARLSEATGLGKASLYHYFPKGKEEMAAAVLNQINDCMEESVLAPLRGSGEPAERICAMSKNVAKFYNHGQQTCLLAVLALGESKDLFHTQIRCALNVWIDTLTTVLIEAGFEPARARCKAENTILQIQGSLVLVRGLDDTAPFERIIKHLPEELLKA, from the coding sequence ATGTCCAGAAACGAACTCATCGCCCGATTGGCAAAAGTGTTTCGGCAATATGGCTATGAGGGCGCGACGCTGGCGCGACTTTCAGAAGCCACTGGGTTAGGCAAAGCCAGCCTCTATCACTATTTCCCCAAAGGCAAGGAAGAGATGGCTGCCGCCGTTCTCAATCAAATTAACGATTGCATGGAAGAAAGCGTGCTCGCACCGCTGCGCGGCAGTGGCGAGCCGGCTGAGCGAATTTGTGCCATGAGCAAAAATGTGGCTAAGTTTTACAATCATGGTCAACAAACTTGTCTTTTGGCTGTGCTGGCACTCGGAGAATCCAAAGACCTTTTTCACACTCAAATAAGATGCGCCCTTAATGTTTGGATCGATACCTTGACAACAGTTTTGATTGAGGCGGGATTCGAGCCGGCTCGTGCACGTTGCAAAGCCGAAAACACTATTTTGCAGATCCAAGGGTCTCTCGTGCTGGTGCGGGGTCTTGATGACACCGCACCCTTTGAGCGTATCATCAAGCATTTACCAGAAGAACTCTTGAAAGCCTAG
- a CDS encoding glutathione S-transferase: MIELYNHELSGNCYKVRLMLSLLGLEHELVPVDLIKGEQKAAEFLKLNPLGQVPVLTDGEVVIRDAQAILVYLGRRYGGEDWLPVESESMSKVVQWLTVAANEIQHSLATARLYFLFNAQINLELAQQKAHQILQILNEHLAMRSWLECERPTIADVACFPYVGLGADGKISLEAYPHVVTWCERIKQLPGYIGMPGLLVVTSARRQWLTE, translated from the coding sequence ATGATCGAGCTGTACAATCACGAGTTATCGGGAAATTGCTATAAAGTACGGCTAATGCTGTCGCTGCTTGGGTTAGAGCATGAGCTTGTGCCCGTTGATCTCATCAAAGGTGAGCAGAAAGCTGCAGAGTTTCTCAAGCTCAACCCGTTGGGACAAGTACCAGTTCTCACGGATGGCGAGGTGGTGATTCGGGACGCTCAGGCAATTCTAGTTTATCTGGGGCGGCGCTATGGCGGCGAAGACTGGCTGCCGGTGGAATCTGAATCTATGAGTAAAGTGGTGCAGTGGTTGACAGTGGCGGCGAATGAGATTCAACACAGTCTTGCCACGGCTAGATTATATTTCCTGTTCAACGCGCAGATAAATCTGGAGCTAGCTCAACAGAAAGCACATCAGATACTACAGATTCTAAATGAACATTTGGCAATGCGCTCTTGGCTTGAATGCGAGCGCCCAACTATTGCAGATGTCGCCTGCTTCCCCTATGTTGGACTGGGGGCAGATGGAAAGATTTCTCTAGAAGCTTATCCCCATGTAGTGACTTGGTGTGAGCGCATAAAGCAACTTCCAGGTTACATTGGTATGCCTGGTTTATTAGTTGTCACGTCTGCCCGTCGCCAATGGTTAACCGAATGA
- a CDS encoding pyridoxamine 5'-phosphate oxidase family protein — protein sequence MTSMYHSGELAVQARTGVQEEAKALGKSIGSLIKPTAQAFLHTQRLVITSTVDADNRVWASLLTGEPGFVQVLAEQMIRIDAAPVTGDPLPENLLLQNEIGILALDLATRRRLRLNGNAEIQPDNSIYLRTKQVYFNCPKYIQSRKLTADVTKLPVLPEIQRTPTLTSFQQQWIAQTDTFFIASFHPDSGADASHRGGYPGFVRILNASKLVFPDYSGNNMFNTLGNISVNPLCGLLFIDFERGRTIQVTGKASVIWEADRTVEFAGAERLVEFQIDEVIAITGASSLRWRFVEYSPFNPS from the coding sequence ATGACATCCATGTATCATTCTGGAGAACTTGCGGTTCAGGCTCGTACCGGCGTCCAAGAAGAAGCCAAAGCCTTGGGTAAGAGCATTGGCTCGCTCATTAAGCCAACCGCACAAGCGTTCTTGCATACTCAACGACTGGTGATCACCAGCACAGTCGATGCCGACAATCGCGTCTGGGCATCTCTGTTGACTGGTGAACCTGGATTTGTACAAGTGCTGGCAGAGCAGATGATCAGAATTGATGCCGCACCCGTTACTGGCGATCCATTGCCTGAAAACCTGCTATTGCAAAATGAAATTGGCATTCTCGCGCTCGATCTGGCAACCCGACGGCGCTTGAGGTTGAACGGCAATGCTGAAATACAGCCAGATAACAGCATTTACCTGCGTACCAAGCAGGTGTATTTCAACTGTCCTAAGTATATCCAGTCGCGAAAGTTAACTGCCGATGTTACTAAACTGCCGGTGCTGCCTGAAATCCAACGTACACCAACGCTTACTTCCTTTCAGCAGCAGTGGATCGCACAGACAGACACATTTTTCATTGCCAGTTTCCATCCTGACAGTGGTGCCGATGCATCCCATCGGGGTGGGTATCCAGGTTTTGTCCGAATCTTGAACGCAAGTAAGCTCGTATTTCCGGATTATTCTGGCAATAATATGTTCAACACCCTCGGCAATATTTCCGTAAATCCGCTTTGCGGCTTACTGTTCATCGATTTTGAACGTGGCCGCACCATACAGGTTACAGGCAAGGCTAGCGTAATATGGGAGGCAGATCGCACAGTGGAATTTGCTGGTGCCGAACGCTTGGTGGAGTTTCAAATCGATGAGGTAATCGCGATCACTGGTGCTAGCTCACTACGCTGGCGCTTTGTGGAATACTCCCCATTCAATCCGAGCTGA
- a CDS encoding DinB family protein — MLRQHFQMLARYNTLANRRLYEVCAQLSDAERKSIRPAFFKSIHGTLNHIMVGDRIWMTRFEGGNIASTGLNAILYEDFDQLWEARVLEDQRIETFISTLTDEFFSRTIEYRNNQGNIHADPANLLLAHFFNHQTHHRGQIHDLLTQTEIAPPVLDMHRILRP; from the coding sequence ATGCTCAGACAACACTTCCAAATGCTCGCCCGTTACAACACTTTAGCAAACCGCCGGTTGTATGAAGTTTGCGCTCAACTGAGTGATGCAGAACGCAAAAGTATCAGGCCGGCCTTTTTTAAAAGTATTCACGGAACACTTAACCACATTATGGTAGGTGATCGCATTTGGATGACGCGGTTTGAGGGTGGAAATATCGCTTCCACAGGTCTGAATGCGATTTTGTATGAAGATTTTGATCAGCTTTGGGAAGCGCGGGTGCTAGAAGATCAACGAATCGAGACTTTTATCTCTACTTTAACAGACGAATTTTTCAGTCGGACAATTGAATATCGAAACAATCAAGGGAATATCCATGCTGATCCGGCAAATTTATTATTGGCACACTTTTTTAATCACCAGACACATCATCGGGGACAAATTCACGATTTGTTAACGCAAACCGAAATTGCTCCGCCAGTTCTCGATATGCACCGGATTCTTCGACCCTAG